AGAAACTAGCCCAAATCCGTTCGCTTGTGGAGTTCGGAAGGGCGCATTGAAAAGAGGCAAACTATGGCTATCGTAAATGCTACCGACGCGACTTTCACGCAGGAAGTTCAGGCTGATGTGCCTGTTGTTGTAGACTTTTGGGCAGAATGGTGCGGCCCTTGCAAGATGATTGCTCCAATTCTGGACGAAATCTCCAAGGAAAAAGCAGACGGCATCAAAATCGTCAAAGTGAATGTTGATGAAAACCCAAATACCGCAGCTCAGTTCGGTGTGCGTTCCATTCCAACATTGCTGCTCTTCAAGGGCGGGGAAGCCGTAGCCATCAAGGTTGGCGCAGCTCCAAAGAACGATCTGATCAAATGGATCGAAACCGGCGCCTGATTTTTTCAGCGATCGCTTAATTATGAAAACCCGGTCAGCGCGTCTGGCCGGGTTTTTTGATTCAATTTCGAGGGAGAGTCAAATCGGGTGACACAAAACGCCAGACAAACGAAAGCCCACCGGGGGAGGAGGACCGGTGGGCTTCGTTGGAGGATCCAAAACTGGGAGGAGGTAGTTTTGGATCAGATCAGGCTTTGGGAGGAGGTAAAGCCTGAATTCTTAGAAACTCGTGGCTTTCGCTTTGACGTGTTATCGTCAGCGAAAGGCTTTTTTATTTAGTGATAGCAGCTTCGCGTGCAATGTCTGCGATGTCTGCCCGTGAGATACCCAGATCGCTAAGGTCACGGTTACTCAAACGGTTCAGTTCTTCAACAGTGTCACGGTAGTTGCGCCACTGACGGTAGTTCTTCACAACAGTATTCATCATGTTCGTCATCCTTTGTTGCTATGTGGCATTTAAGGTTCAACTGCTTTTTCAAAAGCGCTGCGGTTGTAACTCGTTTTAAAGTTCCTCATCGCTTTCTTGAATATGTATATAGATCATGGCTCAGAATTTTACACCCCCCAAGTTTGCATAGCTGTCTTGTTCATCATGCAAATCGAGAGCACCTCATTTTTTAGTCATGCGTTTTAAACATGCCTCTTATAAATTACGAAATTAGTTGTGATTTTTCAATAACTTAATATTTTCATTCTATACAACTAACGGATTATGTACTTTCCACCAACGAGTTCAAAACGACTAACTAAAGATTTTATTAGCGCACTGCGCCCGTCGAACCGGTGCATATTTGCAGAAAAAGCCCCTGATTTTCGGTGATTTGCTAAGCGTGCAAAGGCGATTTTGAAATTTATATCGATATAATTCTTGGTCTCTTGGCGAAATGTCCGATGGTTTCCATCAGAAAACCGGGCCGACAAATAAAATGGGCGCCTTTTGAGCGCCCATTGATCCGGCTATGCCGAGATATGCCATTTAAGATTGGCTTGCTTCTATTGCAGAAGTCATAAAGGAGGCGTTCCGTTATCACGCAGGACATTGCCTGCCAGATAGAGCGATCCCCCAATCAGAATTCTCGGCGCAATTTTCAGGTTCATCAGCGTAAGACGTTTGAGAGCCTCTTCGACAGAGCCTGCCGCCGACGCGGGTATCCCTGCTCTTTGCGCAATCTGGGCAAGCTCTACAGGATCAAGCGCGGCGTCGTTGCCATCGATCGGCACAGTGATGATATCTTTCGCCAGCCCCTTGAACGGCGCAAAATAGCCTGCAGGGTCCTTGGTATTGAGCATGCCGACAATCATATGCAAAGGGCGCGGAGCCTTTTCTTCAAGGTCGGCAAAAGCGGATGCCACGGCGAGCCCGGCATGAGGATTGTGCCCACCATCGAGCCAAAGCTCGGATTCTTTTGGCAACTGCGCACACAGGGTTCCCGTCGTCAAACGCTGCATGCGGGCAGGCCAGTCAACACAGGTCAGTCCCTTGGCTATCTGCTCATCGGTGATGTCGGGTAAAACCTGTTTGACAGTAGCAATTGCAGTGCCCGCGTTGGAAAGCTGATGACGCCCACCAAGGCGCGGCAATGGCAAATCCATCAACCCGCGCTCTCCCTGAAAAATCAGACTGCCATGCTCTTCAAAACTCATCCAATCCTGGCCGCCAATAGAAATTGGTGTTGCTCCAACCTTGGCCGCTTCAGCTTCCAGAACCGTTCGAACCTCTTCTTCCTGCTGCGCCCAAATGGCCGGAATTCCCCTTTTCATGATACCCGCCTTTTCCCATGCAATACGGGTAATCTCGGTACCAAAGAACCCTTCATGATCATGCGCAATAGGAGTAATGACGCTCGCCAACGGGTTCTGGATGACATTTGTCGCATCAAAGCGACCACCAAGCCCGACCTCCAGCACCAGCAAGTCAGCTGGATGCTCGGAGAAAAGCAAAAAGGCGGTTGCGGTGGTAATTTCAAAAAAGGTAATTGGCTCGCCAGCATTCACCTTTTCGCAGCGACGCAGAGCTTCCAGTAGGGTCTCATCGGAAACCAACGTCCCTGCAAGGCGGATGCGTTCACGAAAGCTCACCAAATGGGGAGAGGTATAGACATGAACCTTTTTGCCTGCGGCTTCAGCCATTGCCCGCAGAAAAGCCGATGTGGAGCCCTTGCCGTTGGTTCCGGCAATATGAATAGTGGGCGGCAAAGACAAATGCGGATTTCCCAGTTTGGCCAAAAGCCGCTCAATACGCCCAGTTTCCAGATCTATGCTTTTGGGATGGAGGCCAACAAGGCGCCCCAGAATGGCTTCTGTTTGTTCAGTCATTATCTTATGTCGCTATTTTATCGAGGATACAGTGCGAATTCGGCCTTCGCCTGCGGTTTGCCAATCGGCCAATTCCTCAATGTCAGGTAAGGTCACCGATAAAGTGCCCTTTAAAAAAGAACATCCTGCGTCTTCCAACTGCAGGATGTTCTAATATCTAGTCTCGAAACGAGCAACAGCAAAGCACTTTCTTGTCAAAGAAACCGACAAACCCTGCTGTGTCAAGGTGCACTGAACTGATATCAGTCAGCGGTCTTTTCTGTGTCCTTTGAGGCGCTTTTCTTCTCGCCAGCTTCCTTAGCTTTCTTTGCAGGAGCGGCTTCAGTTTGAACCTCGGCGTCTGCGTCTATTGCGCTATTGTCAGGAATATCCGCCATGGCCTTTTCGATGGCAACCTGATCGGATGTCCGTTCCTCGGCGATATGGTCAGGCACATCGGTATTGGTGAAGAAACGGCACAGACGCGCGATAACTTTCTTAAGATCATGGCGATGAACCACCATATCCACCATGCCATGATCCTTGAGATATTCGGCACGCTGGAAACCATCAGGCAGTTTCTCGCGGATTGTCTGTTCGATCACGCGCTGGCCAGCAAAGCCGATGAGAGCCCCAGGTTCAGCAAGGTGAATATCACCCAACATGGCATAAGATGCGGTCACGCCGCCCGTGGTCGGATCGGTCAACACAACGATGTAGGGGAGCCCGGCTTCGCGAAGAGCCTGCACGGCAATGGTCACACGAGGCATCTGCATCAGGGACAGAATGCTTTCCTGCATGCGTGCACCGCCGGAAGCAGAAAAGAGAATGAATGGTGTGCTGTCTTCCACGGCCTTCATCATGCCCTGGATCAGCGCTTCGCCCGCTGCCATGCCCAAGGTACCAATCATGAAGTTCGGATCCTGCACTGCAGCGGTCAGGAACAGACCTTCGACATCGCCCTGCGCAACTTGAACTGCGTCTTTATAACCGGTCTTGGAGCGGGCCTCTTTCAAGCGCTCAGAATAGCGTTTGATATCGCGGAACTTCAGCGGGTCATCAACCACTTCCGGTGCTTCCAGAAGTGTGTAATCAGCGTTATCAAACAGATACTGAAAACGCTGGGCCGCGTTGAGCCGCATATGGAAGTTAGAATTGGGAACAACATACTGATTGTTCTCCAGATCCCTGTGGAACACCATTTCACCGGTGACCGGATCCTTGATCCAGAGATTTTCCGGGACATCCCGGCGATTCAAAAACGAACGAATTTTCGGTCGAACGACAGTGTTAATCCAGTTCACGAACCAATTCCTGACTTGAGCCTTAAAAAGTCTTTACAGGGGGGCAGCCCCAATTTGCTGTTCTGTCTTACCGTATTGTTGTCGGCTATGCAATCTGATGAAGCAAGAACCGATTTAAGTATAGGCCTTGCCATCTTGCCGCCAACCCCTTGCGCCCGGCGAAAACCAACCATGCTTTTCGCAAAAGGGACAACCGGTACAGAATTTTCGGAATTTAACCAGTAACACTCAATTGTGGTCAGGGCACGCCCTATTTCGTCGCTCACAACTTTTTTTCGCCACAACATTAACGGGACGAGGGAAAAACCGTGCAAGGCAAGATAGGCTGCAAAAAAAGCTCCAGCCAAGCGACCGGAGCTTTCTTGTTTTTCAACTGGATAGCAAGATCAGGCTTTTGCGCGCTTGCAGCCTTCGGCCAATCCCTTAACGATGTCTGTCACTGCGGACACGGTTTTGGCTGTCGCCTTTCCGTTTTCATCAAGACTATCCTTGATCGCGTTGACGAGAACGGAGCCAACAACCACGCCATCAGCATTGCGCCCAACAGCTTCGGCCTGTTCTGGTGTCTTGACACCAAACCCGACAGCAACCGGCAGCTCGGTATGCTCCTTGATCGTCTTGACGGCGATGGCAACACGATCCGCATTCAGAGCGCCCGTGCCGGTGATCCCTGTCACGGAAACATAATAGACAAAGCCAGAGGTGTTAGAGAGCACCTTGGGCAAACGCTTTGCATCTGTGGTCGGGGTGGCCAGACGAATGAAATTGACACCGGCTTCCTGCGCCGGAATGCATAATTCGTCGTCATGTTCTGGCGGAATATCTACGACAATCAGGCCATCAACGCCGGCTTCTTTGGCGTCTTTTACAAAGACTTTCGGGTCGCGCACATAGATAGGGTTGTAATAGCCCATCAGAATGATCGGGGTTTCATCATCTTCCTTGCGGAAGGCGCGCACCATGTCGAAGGTTTTGGCCATGGTCTGCCCACCGGCCAGCGCGCGCTGGGTGGCAAGCTGAATTGGCACCCCTTCGGCCATGGGATCGGAAAAGGGCATGCCCAGTTCGATGACATCCACACCAGCCTTTGGCATTGCCTTGAAGATTTCCAGCGAGGTGTCGAGATCGGGATCACCTGCAGTAATGAAGCCCACAAGAGCTGCGCGTTTTTCGGTTTTGCAGAGAGCAAAGCGCGTATCGATACGTGTTTTTTCCATTGCTTTACTCCTGCATTCTATTCCGCAAGGGGACCCTTGCCGAGAATCTTGCTCACGGTGTTGACATCCTTATCGCCTCGACCGGAAAGGTTGACGACGATAATCTGATCCTTATCCATGGTCGGAGCCCGTTTGATGACTTCGGCGATGGCGTGAGAAGATTCAAGCGCAGGAATGATGCCCTCGGTCTGGCACAGCAGCTGGAAGGCTTCCAGTGCCTCGGTATCGGTTGCAGAAACATAGTCAACCCTGCCCGTGTCGCGCAGATAGGAATGCTCCGGCCCGATGCCCGGATAGTCAAGACCGGCAGAAATGGAATGACCTTCCAGAATCTGGCCATCAGGATCTTGCAGCAAATAGGTCCGGTTACCGTGCAGCACACCGGCCTTGCCTGCATTGAGCGATGCACAATGCTTGTCGGTATCAAGACCGTAGCCAGCCGCTTCAACGCCAACAATCTGGACGTCTTTGTCATCGAGGAACGGATGGAACAGGCCGATCGCATTGGAGCCACCACCAAGGCATGCACAAAGCATATCCGGTAGGCGGCCTTCGGCTGCCATGATCTGCTCTTTGGTTTCCTGCCCAATAATGGATTGGAAGTCGCGCACCATCATCGGATAAGGATGCGGACCAGCAGCCGTGCCGATGATGTAGTAGGTGTCTTCAACGTTGGTTACCCAATCGCGAA
This window of the uncultured Cohaesibacter sp. genome carries:
- a CDS encoding DUF1127 domain-containing protein, with the protein product MNTVVKNYRQWRNYRDTVEELNRLSNRDLSDLGISRADIADIAREAAITK
- the trpA gene encoding tryptophan synthase subunit alpha; translation: MEKTRIDTRFALCKTEKRAALVGFITAGDPDLDTSLEIFKAMPKAGVDVIELGMPFSDPMAEGVPIQLATQRALAGGQTMAKTFDMVRAFRKEDDETPIILMGYYNPIYVRDPKVFVKDAKEAGVDGLIVVDIPPEHDDELCIPAQEAGVNFIRLATPTTDAKRLPKVLSNTSGFVYYVSVTGITGTGALNADRVAIAVKTIKEHTELPVAVGFGVKTPEQAEAVGRNADGVVVGSVLVNAIKDSLDENGKATAKTVSAVTDIVKGLAEGCKRAKA
- the trpB gene encoding tryptophan synthase subunit beta; translation: MTDPTSLPNSVSQGPDDRGFFGLYGGRFVSETLMPLILDLDKAYREAKEDPAFHAELADLHKNYVGRQSPLYFAERLTEHLGGAKIYLKREELNHTGSHKINNCLGQILLAKRMGKTRIIAETGAGQHGVATATVCARFGFPCEVYMGATDVERQAPNVFRMNLLGGVVHPVTAGAGTLKDAMNEALRDWVTNVEDTYYIIGTAAGPHPYPMMVRDFQSIIGQETKEQIMAAEGRLPDMLCACLGGGSNAIGLFHPFLDDKDVQIVGVEAAGYGLDTDKHCASLNAGKAGVLHGNRTYLLQDPDGQILEGHSISAGLDYPGIGPEHSYLRDTGRVDYVSATDTEALEAFQLLCQTEGIIPALESSHAIAEVIKRAPTMDKDQIIVVNLSGRGDKDVNTVSKILGKGPLAE
- a CDS encoding folylpolyglutamate synthase/dihydrofolate synthase family protein; translated protein: MTEQTEAILGRLVGLHPKSIDLETGRIERLLAKLGNPHLSLPPTIHIAGTNGKGSTSAFLRAMAEAAGKKVHVYTSPHLVSFRERIRLAGTLVSDETLLEALRRCEKVNAGEPITFFEITTATAFLLFSEHPADLLVLEVGLGGRFDATNVIQNPLASVITPIAHDHEGFFGTEITRIAWEKAGIMKRGIPAIWAQQEEEVRTVLEAEAAKVGATPISIGGQDWMSFEEHGSLIFQGERGLMDLPLPRLGGRHQLSNAGTAIATVKQVLPDITDEQIAKGLTCVDWPARMQRLTTGTLCAQLPKESELWLDGGHNPHAGLAVASAFADLEEKAPRPLHMIVGMLNTKDPAGYFAPFKGLAKDIITVPIDGNDAALDPVELAQIAQRAGIPASAAGSVEEALKRLTLMNLKIAPRILIGGSLYLAGNVLRDNGTPPL
- the accD gene encoding acetyl-CoA carboxylase, carboxyltransferase subunit beta, which codes for MNWINTVVRPKIRSFLNRRDVPENLWIKDPVTGEMVFHRDLENNQYVVPNSNFHMRLNAAQRFQYLFDNADYTLLEAPEVVDDPLKFRDIKRYSERLKEARSKTGYKDAVQVAQGDVEGLFLTAAVQDPNFMIGTLGMAAGEALIQGMMKAVEDSTPFILFSASGGARMQESILSLMQMPRVTIAVQALREAGLPYIVVLTDPTTGGVTASYAMLGDIHLAEPGALIGFAGQRVIEQTIREKLPDGFQRAEYLKDHGMVDMVVHRHDLKKVIARLCRFFTNTDVPDHIAEERTSDQVAIEKAMADIPDNSAIDADAEVQTEAAPAKKAKEAGEKKSASKDTEKTAD
- the trxA gene encoding thioredoxin is translated as MAIVNATDATFTQEVQADVPVVVDFWAEWCGPCKMIAPILDEISKEKADGIKIVKVNVDENPNTAAQFGVRSIPTLLLFKGGEAVAIKVGAAPKNDLIKWIETGA